A genomic window from Vitis riparia cultivar Riparia Gloire de Montpellier isolate 1030 chromosome 16, EGFV_Vit.rip_1.0, whole genome shotgun sequence includes:
- the LOC117933523 gene encoding CEN-like protein 1, which produces MSRNMEPLSVGRVVGDVVDGFTPSVKMSVTYNSNKQVANGHELMPSVVTAKPRVEVGGEDLRAAYTLIMTDPDAPSPSDPYLKEHLHWIVADIPGTTDASFGKEIVSYEPPKPVIGIHRYAFILFKQRGRETVMPPASRDHFNTRKFAEDNGLGSPVAAVYFNAQRPTAARRR; this is translated from the exons ATGTCCAGGAACATGGAGCCTCTCAGTGTAGGGAGAGTGGTGGGAGATGTAGTGGATGGTTTCACCCCAAGTGTGAAAATGAGTGTCACTTACAACTCCAATAAGCAAGTTGCCAATGGCCATGAGCTGATGCCCTCTGTTGTTACTGCTAAACCTAGAGTGGAGGTTGGTGGTGAAGACTTAAGGGCTGCTTATACCCTA ATCATGACAGACCCGGATGCTCCAAGCCCTAGTGATCCATACCTTAAAGAACATCTTCACTG GATTGTGGCTGACATTCCCGGTACCACTGATGCTTCCTTTG GAAAAGAAATTGTGAGCTACGAGCCCCCAAAGCCGGTAATTGGCATCCACAGATATGCGTTCATCTTGTTTAAGCAGAGAGGAAGAGAAACCGTGATGCCACCAGCTTCAAGAGACCATTTCAACACAAGGAAGTTTGCAGAAGACAACGGTTTAGGATCGCCAGTGGCAGCAGTATACTTCAATGCACAGAGACCAACTGCAGCAAGAAGACGATGA